The genomic window TCTTCATTAATTACCTTACCTAACCATTCTTTTCCTAAACCGTATGCATAAACTCCTACAATAATAACTTCAAACAACTTAGAGGTCTCTCTTAAAATCCACTCAGGATCTTTTCCCCATAATGGAGCAAGAGATTTTATTTTTAACTCCTCACATATTTTATCTATTCTAGATTTTTGATACACACTTGCTACGGCTCCAGTGACTACTGCATCTATATCAAGCTCTTTCAAACCTTCTTTTAGATCTTCTACCTCTTTTTCTTTTTCTCCTTTAGTGTAAATTTTAATTAAAGGAATTCCTGAAGCTTTAGAAGATAAATTTGTTAAATGAACATTTGGAATGTGAAACATGTAACTCTCTTTATTTTCACTCTCAACATTAACTAAATATTTAACATTATGTCCCATTTTTATAGCCCAATATAAAGCATAGTTTGAATCTTTCCCTCCAGAATAGAGAACAGCTACATCCATTTTACATTCCTCTTTGTAATTCTTTAATAATATTTGCCATAGCTATACATCCATCTCCTACAGCTTTAGCTACTTGCATAACCCCTCCTCTAACATCTCCTACAGCATAAATACCATTAACACTAGTTTTACAGTTTTCATCTGTAATAACAAAACCATTTTTATCAAGCTCAACTACGCCTTTTAAAAAATCTGTGTTTGGTACATGTCCATAGCTAATAAATATACCATCAGCTTTAATAATTTTCTCCTCTCCATTAACTCTTATCTTCACCCCTTCAGCTCTCTCATCTCCAACAATTTCT from Methanocaldococcus villosus KIN24-T80 includes these protein-coding regions:
- a CDS encoding diphthine--ammonia ligase; amino-acid sequence: MDVAVLYSGGKDSNYALYWAIKMGHNVKYLVNVESENKESYMFHIPNVHLTNLSSKASGIPLIKIYTKGEKEKEVEDLKEGLKELDIDAVVTGAVASVYQKSRIDKICEELKIKSLAPLWGKDPEWILRETSKLFEVIIVGVYAYGLGKEWLGKVINEDNIDKLIDICNKYGIHKAFEGGEAETFVLDSPVFKKRIVIEEAEIEWHETWGVYHIKKAKLVKKE